In one Chroicocephalus ridibundus chromosome Z, bChrRid1.1, whole genome shotgun sequence genomic region, the following are encoded:
- the LOC134508405 gene encoding cyclin-dependent kinase 4 inhibitor B-like isoform X2: MEGSPRGEGSGDRLCSAAARGDCEEVRRLLDAGADPNGTNSFGRTPLQVMMLGSPRVAELLLQRGGDPNRPDPRTGCLPAHDAARAGFLETLAALHRAGARLDLPDGRGRLPLDVAAGGPHGPVARYLRHSLSLPAAAAGTGPAAEGDER, from the exons ATGGAGGGGTCCCCCCGGGGAGAGGGCTCCGGTGACCGTCTgtgcagcgccgccgcccgcggggacTGCGAGGAGGTGCGGAGGCTCCTGGACGCGGGCGCGGATCCCAACGGGACCAACTCCTTCGGGAGGACCCCGCTCCAG GTGATGATGCTGGGCAGCCCGCGGGTGgccgagctgctgctgcagcgcgGAGGCGACCCCAACCGCCCCGACCCGCGCACCGGCTGCCTCCCGGCCCACGACGCGGCCCGCGCCGGCTTCCTGGAGACGCTGGCGGCCCTGCACCGCGCCGGGGCCCGCCTCGACCTGCCCGACGGCCGCGGCCGCCTCCCCCTCGACGTGGCGGCGGGGGGCCCGCACGGACCGGTGGCCCGGTACCTGCGACACTCGCtgtccctccccgccgccgcagcgGGAACCGGGCCGGCCGCGGAGGGGGATGAGCGCTGA